One genomic window of Medicago truncatula cultivar Jemalong A17 chromosome 1, MtrunA17r5.0-ANR, whole genome shotgun sequence includes the following:
- the LOC120578170 gene encoding uncharacterized protein, translating to MDFLEQENRALREEVAAMQTKMDEMVEMMKMMADMRTQEQAQAQAHALAQAQAQIHAQTQAPPPPTNTQAEASSSAIPEWTICADTPTHSAPQLSVPWFPPFTAGEILRPIACEAQMPTHQVTHVPPPPVRAPPVVMTYSAPMIHTALQNEEPIFHSRSMKAYGQVEDLQEKYDEMYREMKALRGKERFGKTAYDLCLVPNVQIPHKFKVPDFEKYKGNSCPEEHLTMYARRMSAYAKDDQFLIYYFQESFASPASKWYMNLDKTKIQTFHDLCEAFVEQYNYNVDMAPDRSDLQAMTQGVKETFKEYAQRWRDVAAQVSPRIEEKEMTKLFLKTLSQFYYEKMVGSTPKNFAEMVGMGVQLEEGVREGRLVKDGASTSGTKKYGTHIPRKKEHEVSMVAQGRPQQTYPTYQHIAAITPAANIIHPPNSQPQFPQYL from the coding sequence atggattttctcgaGCAAGAGAATCGGGCGCTCCGTGAAGAAGTGGCAGCAATGCAGACTAAGATGGACGAAATGGTtgaaatgatgaagatgatggcaGATATGCGGACCCAAGAGCAAGCTCAGGCTCAGGCTCATGCTCTAGCACAAGCTCAAGCACAAATTCATGCACAAACACAAGCTCCTCCACCTCCCACCAATACTCAGGCTGAAGCATCTTCCTCTGCTATCCCTGAATGGACAATATGTGCCGACACTCCGACACACTCTGCTCCACAGCTCTCCGTGCCTTGGTTCCCGCCTTTTACTGCTGGCGAAATACTCCGTCCCATTGCTTGTGAAGCTCAGATGCCTACTCATCAGGTGACTCATGTCCCTCCGCCTCCTGTAAGAGCTCCCCCAGTTGTCATGACTTACTCAGCACCTATGATTCACACTGCTCTACAAAATGAAGAACCCATCTTCCATTCAAGGAGTATGAAGGCCTATGGTCAAGTGGAGGATTTACAAGAGAAGTATGATGAGATGTACCGTGAGATGAAAGCTCTCCGCGGAAAAGAAAGATTTGGAAAAACTGCTTATGACCTCTGTTTGGTGCCAAACGTCCAGATACCCCATAAGTTCAAGGTCCCAGATtttgagaagtataaagggaactcctgcccTGAGGAACATCTGACAATGTATGCAAGAAGGATGTCCGCGTATGCTAAGGACGATCAGTTCCTTATTTATTACTTCCAAGAGAGCTTCGCTAGTCCCGCCTCAAAGTGGTACATGAATCTGGACAAAACAAAGATCCAAACTTTCCATGATCTgtgtgaagcttttgtggaacaaTACAATTACAATGTAGATATGGCTCCAGACCGAAGTGATCTTCAGGCCATGACTCAGGGGGTCAAAGAAACATTCAAAGAGTATGCTCAGCGGTGGAGGGATGTTGCTGCCCAAGTCAGCCCACGTATAGAAGAGAAGGAAATGACCAAactcttcttaaaaactctcagTCAGTTCTACTATGAGAAGATGGTCGGAAGTACGCCCAAGAACTTTGCTGAAATGGTTGGCATGGGTGTGCAGTTggaagaaggagtccgagaaggacgtTTAGTAAAAGATGGAGCTTCTACCAGTGGAACCAAGAAATATGGCACCCACATCccgagaaagaaagaacatgaggTTAGTATGGTGGCCCAAGGAAGGcctcaacaaacttatccaacCTATCAACACATTGCTGCCATCACACCTGCTGCCAATATTATTCATCCCCCAAATAGCCAGCCTCAATTCCCACAATATCTTTAA